The Lycium barbarum isolate Lr01 chromosome 10, ASM1917538v2, whole genome shotgun sequence genome includes a region encoding these proteins:
- the LOC132614272 gene encoding non-specific lipid-transfer protein 1-like isoform X1: protein MDRSIFVSGLVVLALIIAISSVNGNDQCPNTIVKLLPCKGFLMGKGDISVPCCNGVKVLMKMATSDDDLKLQNMCECLKKEALAIGVIQERANQIPQLCNVNLSIPIDPNVDCKKLKTSSSTGEFKLKNYRNTGIMAFRRPNYNHHNYHSIPDKKPLIVN, encoded by the exons ATGGATCGTTCGATTTTTGTTTCCGGGTTAGTGGTTTTAGCTCTAATTATTGCAATTAGTTCTGTTAATGGAAACGATCAATGCCCTAATACCATTGTTAAGCTTTTGCCATGCAAAGGTTTTTTAATGGGAAAGGGTGATATTAGTGTCCCTTGTTGCAACGGTGTTAAGGTATTAATGAAAATGGCTACTTCTGATGATGATTTGAAGCTTCAAAATATGTGTGAATGTCTCAAGAAAGAAGCTTTGGCTATTGGAGTAATTCAAGAAAGAGCTAACCAAATTCCTCAACTTTGCAACGTCAATCTTTCTATTCCTATTGATCCTAATGTGGATTGCAAAAA ATTAAAAACTTCATCATCTACTGGAGAGTTCAAGCTGAAGAATTACAGGAATACTGGGATCATGGCTTTCAGAAGACCAAATTATAATCATCACAATTACCATTCAATACCTGATAAGAAGCCTCTAATAGTCAATTAA